The region CGCCGCTCATGAACGACTTCGTCTCGATGCAGAAGGATGTCGGGCTCATCTCGATCCTCGGTGCCGTCGACGCGGTGCGGGCGGCGCAGACCGTGACCGCGCAGACCTACAACTTCACCCCGTACGTCGTGGCGGGCATCCTTTTCATCCTGCTCGCGATCCCCACGATCCGCCTCACCGACTGGTACACCGCGCGGCTGCGCGAGCGAGAACAGGCGGGGTCGATCGTATGAGCACGCTGCTGCGGGCCGAAGGGATCCACAAGTCGTTCGGGGAGCGCGCCGTGCTGCGGGGCGTCGACGTCGACCTCGCCCGCCACCAGGTCGTCGCCCTCATCGGCGCGAGCGGATCGGGCAAGTCGACGCTGCTGCGCTGCCTCAACCTCCTCGAGCCGATCGACGACGGACAGATCTTCCTCGACGACGAAGACATCTCCGACCCGCGCGTCGACGCCAACCGCGTGCGCGCCCGGTTCGGCGCGGTGTTCCAGAGCTACAACCTGTTCCCGCATCTGTCGGTGCTCGACAACGTGACGCTGGCCTCCCGCGTGGTGCACCGGATGCCCCGCCGGGAGGCGGAGGCGCGCGCGTTCGACCTGCTCGAGCGCATCGGGCTCGCCGGCCTCGCCCGCCAGCATCCTGATCGACTGTCGGGCGGGCAGCAGCAGCGCGCGGCGATCGTCCGTGCGATCGCCACCGACCCCGAGGTGCTGCTCCTCGACGAGATCACCTCGGCGCTCGACCCCGAGCTCGTCGGCGAGGTGCTCGAACTCGTCCGCCGGCTCGCCGACGACGGCGCGACGATCCTCATGGCCACGCACGAGATGGCCTTCGCCCGCGACGTCGCCGACCGGGTCGTGTTCCTCGACGCAGGCACGATCGTCGAGCAGGGGCCGCCGGCCGAGGTGCTCGTCGCTCCGCGCGAGCCGCGCACGCGCGCGTTCCTCGCCCGGTTCACGGCGTAGCCCCGGGGCGCGGCGCACCCGGGCCCGGCGAACCGAGTGCACAGACGGCGAACGGGATGCCTCGAGCCGAGGCATCCCGTTCGATCGGCGAGGATCAGCGGGCGAGACGCTCCGCGGCTTCGACCACGTTCGTCATCAGGAGTGCGACCGTCATCGGGCCCACACCGCCGGGATTGGGCGACAGGAAGCCGGCGACTTCGGCGACATCGGGGTGCACGTCGCCGTAGATGGTGGACTTTCCCGTCTCGGGGTCGTCCTCCCGGGTCACTCCCACGTCGAGCACCGCTGCACCGGGCTTGACGTCGGCAGCCTGCACGATGTGCTTGACGCCGGCGGCGGCGACGATCACGTCGGCCTGACGCAGGTGCTGACCGAGGTCGACGGTGCCGGTGTGCGTGAGCGTCACCGTCGCGTTGAACTCGCGACGCGTCAGCAGCAGCCCGATCGAGCGCCCGATCGTCACGCCGCGCCCCACGACCACGACGTGCTTGCCTTTCAGGTCGTAGCCGTTGCGCACGAGCAGCTCGATCACGCCGCGCGGCGTGCACGGCAGCGGCGAGGTGATCGGCGTGTTCACGTTGAGCACCAGGCGCCCGAGGTTGGTCGGGTGGAGCCCATCGGCATCCTTCGCCGGATCGATCCGCTCGAGGATCGCATCGGTGTCGATGTGCTTCGGCAGCGGCAGCTGCACGATGTATCCGTGGCACGCCGGGTCGGCGTTGAGAGCATCGATGGCCGCCTCGACGTCGGCCTGGGTCGCATCGCCCGGCAGCTCGACCTGGATCGAGTTCATGCCGACGGCCTCGGACTGACGGTGCTTCATGCCCACGTACAGCTGCGACGCCGGG is a window of Microbacterium terrae DNA encoding:
- a CDS encoding bifunctional methylenetetrahydrofolate dehydrogenase/methenyltetrahydrofolate cyclohydrolase, which encodes MSAAKLDGRAAAADIKAELTERVAALRARGIVPGIATVLVGADPASQLYVGMKHRQSEAVGMNSIQVELPGDATQADVEAAIDALNADPACHGYIVQLPLPKHIDTDAILERIDPAKDADGLHPTNLGRLVLNVNTPITSPLPCTPRGVIELLVRNGYDLKGKHVVVVGRGVTIGRSIGLLLTRREFNATVTLTHTGTVDLGQHLRQADVIVAAAGVKHIVQAADVKPGAAVLDVGVTREDDPETGKSTIYGDVHPDVAEVAGFLSPNPGGVGPMTVALLMTNVVEAAERLAR
- a CDS encoding amino acid ABC transporter ATP-binding protein, yielding MSTLLRAEGIHKSFGERAVLRGVDVDLARHQVVALIGASGSGKSTLLRCLNLLEPIDDGQIFLDDEDISDPRVDANRVRARFGAVFQSYNLFPHLSVLDNVTLASRVVHRMPRREAEARAFDLLERIGLAGLARQHPDRLSGGQQQRAAIVRAIATDPEVLLLDEITSALDPELVGEVLELVRRLADDGATILMATHEMAFARDVADRVVFLDAGTIVEQGPPAEVLVAPREPRTRAFLARFTA